In Falco peregrinus isolate bFalPer1 chromosome 9, bFalPer1.pri, whole genome shotgun sequence, the genomic stretch TTCTTTCCCTGCCCCTATAGCCTCACTACAGCAGAGCTTCCCTGGGGAAGATGCTGTGTCAAGTCCAGGTCCTTGCCCCCAAGGAATACGCACCCCAATCCTTGCTCATTCGTTATCCCAAGTGCCTCGTTTTGAGAAGGGTCAAACGAATTTCCATCAAACCTTGTGCTTATTTAACTCCCACTCTTATCACGCTCCTCTTTGATCAGTCAGTTCAGATCCACAGACAAGAAAAAGGCTGTCTCACTGCCCTGTTAAAAACCAGTTTTGGATCCGAGGTACTCCCTGAGCCAGAACTGCCCACATACACTTTGCCAGCAATTATGACTAGCCCAAACAGTGGACAAGTGATATTTGCTGATCCTGCTGTTAAGCTATAGCATAGCATTAGGGCAGCATGATCCCTGCAAAAGATCTCTGCCAGTTCTCTTGCTTCTTTATTTGCCCAAAAGCTCGCTTGTTAAGAAAAGCCTGTGTTCACTCTctgctttcttcatcttttcatAGGGAATCACTAGGATCTACCTCCCTCCCTGTAAATGTGAACATTTCAAGAGGAACAGGGTGGACCACAGTTGTCAGCCTAGTAAAGAACATCCACTTCCAgtgttttctactgaaaaacCATCTCCTTTGCATCATCAGCTTAGTCCTGCTTGCAAGGCCCTGCGTCATCACAAACTTCTTCAGGTGGGAAGGGTTCAGTACCTTCTTGCTCTGTGCTAGAGGCCAGAAGAGCAGCTCAGTACAGGAGAAAGCAGTACCTCTTCAGCTACTTCAGCCTAAACTGGCCCACagtcacagcacagaaacacaacTGCACAGAGGCCTACAGTAACGAAGCTGACAAGCAGGGAACACAGCTGCAAACTGAAGAgactgaaaaaggaagaaggggcCTGAGAATCTGATTCTACAACCACATCCAGCATAAAAAGCGCCAGTGCATGGAGAAACTGAGGAACTGGAAGAGAAAGCGATGCTGTCATTACTTTAGATCAAATGGaaactttctcttcttttactAAGCCCTTCAGAAGTGCCTTCTTTGAGAAACAACTGGTAGGACAGAATTCAGCCCCTCTTCCCGTATCACCCCTAACCAAAATCAGACCTcttctctttcagtttctgctttcctcATAGATGAGAGTATCAGGATTGAGCAACACCACCTACGAAAGCACCCAAACCCTAAGGGCTTGGATTTGAGAATCAGACAGAATCTCTTTCTGACCAGCACATGACctttacacatttttcttcttcagaatgagatagcatttaattttcaggCAGCGCGTTCTGTCTGATGTCTGTGTATAACCAAAGAAAGGAAGGCACTATTCGTTTGCCAagagcaaattttaaaaagcatctatTTTCACCTTCGAAAAGCAGCAGATTGTCCTTGGTTTGTACTGCAAGTCAGGGGATATGGGAAGGGTTACAGCACTCAGCTTTACTTTCAGAGTTCAGCTCTCTTAGGAGGAATGCCGTCCTTTACAACTCTTTCCAGGAAGATTTCAGAAACTTAATGTTAACATTCCCATTTTGCTTACAGCACCAGGATTACAGTCAACACCTAGCACGCTGAGAAGTTGGTCACAACTCCCAGCACCCCTCCTCCTCTCATTTCAACCCCTTCCCgccaaaatgcaaaaaaccaaCGGAAAGTTGCTGACTGCCGGTGGTGCCTTCCAGTGTCATTACCACTTGTGCAGCTAACACACCTGCCTAATCCTGTCATCGTAAAGCACAAACACTCGTTTTCCTATAAGTACTTTCCACTTTGTTGGTCTTCATATACATTAGCTCTGCTTCCTCAAGCTGTCCAACCGTGTCATAACTCAtctgggttttctttcccttagcAGAACCAATCTGAGTGACATTTCCACCTCAGCTGTCTGCCTAAGGCTGCCTGTAACAACATTAGGGCACCTTCCTGCTCTCCAGCCCACACCAGCCAGTGACCcagagctcctccagctcaCCACCACCTCACCTTGCCACTACGGCAAGCGAGCACACCCCGGCAGCTGTGGGGCAAAGCCATACCAAGGACACACTCAGCTGGCAGCGCCAGGTGCCCACAGAAGTCCTCATACAAGCTTTAGGCCTCTGGTGTGTGTGCCAGTGCGCTGCGGGGCAGGAAGGAAGCACTGGTAAATGAGAGAGGAGGGCTGGGTACAGCACCGAACTACCCTTCgcctccttccagccctgccgCTCACCCCGCTCACCCCCACGGGCAGTGGGCACGTGAACAAGAAACCAGCACCCAACCTGCAAGCACAAAGGTGGCAAGGGACAGTGAAGGACGGCATGGGACAGCAGGCCAGGAGAGGCCAGGGAAAGCCCAGGAAACCCAGAGAAGGCAAGGGGAGGCCAGGGAAGGCACCCACCACAGCACCTGGCCCTGTCACCAGGCCACCCACCCGGTCAGGCACAGCTTGGCTTCCCTCCAGGCAACAGCAGCGTATAGCTCGGGCCAGGCCTGGGGCCCGGGACGGAGCGGGACACAGCAGTGGCGCCGAGGGGCAGGCCGAGCGAAGCCCCGGGAGGCCGTGCCGTGCcctgccgtgccgtgccggaGGAGCCGCGAGGTCTCgggcctggccctgctgcccccggGGGACTCCCGCTCTGCGCTGCCACCGCACTGCCACCAAGGGGCGCTGCCGGCGGAGCCAATCCGTGAGCGGGGCGGCGCGCGGAGCATGCTGGGAGTTGTGGTCCGTGGCGGCGCGGCGCCCACTGCCCCCCTGTTACCGGCTGACCGGTGCGCCTGGCGTACGGTTCTTTCCTCGGCGTTACTGCGGGGCATGCGGGGTATTTTCCGGCATCCCTCAGCGCTGCCGCTCTCGGACCGCGACGGGGACCCCGGGCCCAGCAGGGCCGGCCCGGCGTTGCCATGGGCATCAGGCCTCAGTGTCGGGGTGATGATGTCATCACAGCGCCGCCAAGCGCCGCGCGCGGCACGCTGGGGAGCGtaggcggggagggggcagcccccggcagAGGCGGGGGAAGTCGGCCGGGGCAGCCGCCAGCTGCGGGGCTGGGTGGTCCCCTGGCTCCGAGGTGGAGGGCCTCAGCACCGGCTGGCACACAGCCAGGCCCCGGTGCCCTGTGCCGGGAGCCGCGGAGGGGCAGGCGGCCTGCACATGGCAGCAGTGCGTGCACACCAGCCATAGCCAAGGTTTAACAAGCTCCGGTGGAGCTATTTGCGTGGTCAGGCCTCTGGTGGCACACACGGGTCTCTGCTGCCCGGGCAGGCCTCggcctcttcctcctccccggAGACAAAGAGCACCACTGCCGCGCTGCTGTCATCGCCACATCCCACACCAACACTGATGGCACCGGTTCACAGATGACTGGCAGCccatttccctgttttcttGCGATTATAATAATTTCTGTGCTGGTATTTGCCCTTTTGACTCTGTGAGCTCCTAGCTCTGCCTCTCATCGTACTCCAGCTTCCCACAGACCACCTCATGGCTCTTTCTGCGGCTTGGTTTCTTCAGCAGCCTGAGCCATGGTTACATGGTGGGGCCTTTTTAGGGTTGGACCTTGGGCTCTTGGCACAGAGGGAGCAACAGGAGTGTTACATTGCATCTTCAGGTTTATAAGAAAGAAGCTGTTGCTGACATATGTACCtaacaggcacacacacaaaattttcATCCTCTGAGGTTGCTGCTGTAAGAAACTACCATTGTCACTGTTTAAAAAAGCCATGATTATGTATTCTTTGGTGGGGAcatgtggaagaaagaaaaagaagcaactcAGGGCCAAGTCAAGTTGGTCTTCAGGACCACACTGTATTAGGAACCACCAAAGCACCTGGGTTGGGAGGCGTCCTCAGAGAGTCATCCAGCATCCCAATGCGCTTTGGCTGAGCTGTGCCATATGGTGGGGTGCGTCCACAACCTGTCGTGATGCTTGGGGGTTATCCTGCCTTAGGGGCAGGGCATGCTGCTTGTCTTTACTGAACTTCAGGAGGTTCCTCTTGGCCCATTCCTCCAGCTCATCATGAGTACCTCTGAACACTAATCCTGCCTTCATGGCTATGAACTGCTTCCCCCCACAGTTTACCATTacctgcagacttgctgaggtGCCTTCTGCCCTTCATGTTGGTAACTGATGGTGCTGATGGCAGACAGGATTGGGGCCCTGGTGGTGTTCCTTGAGTGATGCCACCCATAACTGGCTGCCACTTGGACTTCAAGCTGTTGACTGCTGCACTTTCGTCTTGAAGGTTCTGCTCCTCGTTTTTATCTTGCcccctggcaggggggcagcTGCCATTCCCCATCTCCTTCACCACCACTGTGCAGGAACAGGCTCCCAAGAAGGAACACAGGAGCATTTCTTGGGTTTGCAAAGGATGGGATTAGGAAACCTGTCTTTTAGCGGCAGATTAGAGTGACAGAAAATGGGCAAGGGCAGCTAGACGGGCTCCTACAGACACCAGCAAGTGGAAAGCCAACAAAAAAGGGATCCAGCACTGAAATGACAGGAAATGCTGTGCAGCCTAagcagaatcatagaatggttcgggttggaagggacctcaaaatGATCTAGTTCCAaaccctctgccatgggcagggacaccttccactagaccaggctgctcagaagCCCGCTGCACCAGTATATTAAGCAGGttataattaatatttgtttataCTGGATCCAGACACCAGTGTACCACAAAAGTGTATCTTGACATCGATGTATGTGTTTTGTAACACTGCGACATGGCTGACAGCATAACGGTCAACAAGCATTTTGTAACACAATTAAGCAGAAATAGAAAACCTAATTATGCCatgagaagagaaacaagggatTGTGGTATACAGGTAGAAACAGATTATGGAAAACGTATACAAGTAGTAAAACCTTCAAGGTGAGAACACAGGATGAGAACAGGCATGAAAGATGTCTGGTGGGAGCAGAACAGGCAGGAAGAATGCCAGGTGAAACCTGAACAAGTCCAGTCctaaaaatacaataaactGTGTCATGAGCAGATGACATTCCTCTCTACAGAGGGTGTGGCAGTGCTGGCTTCTTTTCCAAATTTAATACGTTCAGTCACACCCATATGTAGTAGTCATCTAAACcagacttttctttaaaacatcttGGTTGAGAGTTGTCTCAATAGtaagctgaaaaaatacaattttcttctgtattagGGATAGACTCTCATCACAGACAGTGAGGAGAAAGAGATCCTTTTGGTATCGGATCCACCTGGCCTGGGCTTCTGTTTTATGATAAGGTGAACCACCTTCTAAGTTGACTACTTTTTTCCAGTGACTATCAAATGAACCTGGGAAGCTAGTTCAGGTGCAGACATTCCTAACAAGTCACTGACATTTAGACAGGTGGCTCCCATCACTTGTATTTTTACTGCGTATTGCACCAGAAACACACTGTATCTTTCCACTTCTAAGAAAATCACTGAGAAAAcactcttctctctgctgttcGCCTTAAGGCATCCTTCACCTCTTTGTTCCGCAGGCTATAAATCAGGGGGTTCAGCATGGGAAAGACAACAGTATAAAATGCAGAGACCACTTTGTCCGTGTCCAGTGTGTAGCTGGAGCTGGGCCGTAAATATGTGAAGAGGAGGGAGCCATAGAATAACCCAATGGACATCAGATGGGAGGTGCAGGTGTAGAAGGCTTTGTGCCTGCTAGCTGCCACGTGGATCCGCAGGATGGTACTGAGGATGCAGGCGTAGGAGATGGCAATGGTCAGGAAGCTGCTGGTTTGTATAAAGCCGCACAGGGTGAAGAGGAGAACCTCGTTGAGATGTGTGTTGGAGCAGGAGATCTCTAGCAGCGGGGGAATATCACAGAAGAAATGGTTGATCACGTTGGAACCACAAAACGACAGTGTGAATGTGAAAGACGTGTGCACCAGTGAGGTCAGACCCCCGCTGAGATAAGCCCCAGCCACCATGGAGGTGCAGACCCTGCGGGACATGGCAATGGTGTAGAGGAGAGGGTGACATATGGCCATgtagcggtcataggccatCACAGCCAAAATGAGGCACTCTGCGTCAGTGAAGGCAGCAAAGAGAAACATCTGTGTCGCACAGCCAACTAAAGAAACTGTCTTCTGCTGTGCTAAGAGGTTTACCAGCATCTTGGGAGCAATGGCAGATGAACAGCTAAGGTCTAAGAAAGATAAATTGCTTAGGAAATAGTACATGGGGGTATGAAGACTGGCATTGAGTTGGACAAGCATGACGAGACCAACATTCCCCACCAAAGTGATGGCATAGATGAGTAGGAAGAGCCCAAACAGGGGTATCTCCACCTCTAGGCGATCCGTGAAACCCAAGAGAACGAACTCGGTCAGTGCGGTGCGGTTTTCTTCAGGCATTTCATTACTTTGTGTTTGGCTTCATACACCTAAGATTTGTCACAGGATTGGTCAGTCCTAGCGAGTAAGCAACGCACAAACACATTACATCCCTTACAAGACAGAGGCAGTGGAAACATAAGCATCTCACCCAGTATCAGAGGGGGAAACAAGTGGCTTAGATGATGCCTATTGAAAGGAAAGCTTAGGAGGACATGCAAAGAGACCTTTACAAATGCACTTTAGCTGTGGAATTCCTTCCTGTATATTCCTTTCACATATGTGAAATTGGAGCTCAGGTGGGATTTTACTGAAGAGATAGACCGTAGTGCAGGTATAGAAGAAACTTTGTATGATATAGCACTTGAGGAAAAACATTGAGTCTAACAGCTGCTGCACATTTACCTCTGTGACCAGTGGAGTGAGGAGTTCAGGCACACTTAACAACGATCTTTCTGAGGCAGTGGCGAAATTGAACACTGGAACAAATTGATTGAAATGCTGGAACAtaaccagatatttttttttttttttttgacaaaaagaCATAATCAGTTTGGAACAAACACAAATCATtgagtttaaaatgaaaataaatattgcatcTCATTCTGGGatttcttgcaaatattttcccgAGGCTGATTAATTCTTAAGCAATTGATGAAAAGAAAGCCATGAATATTGTTTTTAAGCATTCAGACATAAATATGTTTAGATTTTCCAAGCACTTTCCACCACATATCTTTTTTTGGCTGAAGCTATTAACTGAATTTGAATTAGAATCAGTCCCTTGGAAAATGAATTCTGGGTATTAATTTTACCTTTCCAGAAAAAGTGAGTAATTTAACTTAATTTTGTAAAAGTTAAGACATGTGTTTCTGCTGATGCCAGTGTAAATTCTAGGCGGGGCAGATATATCTTTGCCCACCTTTACCTTTATAGGAAATGTAAGGATTACAAAAGAACATCTAATAAAAGGACTGCCAACACAGGTCAGttaaaaaatcctgtaaatATCAGTTCTGTGTGGATAAAGGCACAGACAAACCAGAAACATTTCAgattcctgggaaaaaaaaaccctaagctGATTCATTCAGGATAGGATACTAGATGGTTCCAGTGGAGTCTGGGGGTTCAGAAAGGAGAGCTTGAGTTCCCAACAGGGTTTCTAGGCACTCCAGTTGTGACAAAACTCACCTGTATTTGGCTTTCTAAAGGTTCATCTGAGTGCATCATCTTCAGCTCTGTCTATAACCATTACAGACGGGTAGCTGTGATGCATCATCTCCTGGCTGTGTGCATGTCTGTTGATGAGAAAGGAAGCCTGGGTGACCAATATAAATTCACTGACAAAATTTTAGGTGGTTACCTTCAAGTGAGATGAATCTCATTTTAGACagctttgatcttttttttccgAGATCCTTCATTCTTGGTGAAGGCTTGGCACATCCTATAATCTTAATAATTTTCACATGTTTTCTGAATTACTCCAGAAAATGCCTGGGGTGACTCAGGTGATGACATAGGTTCCCCCATTAGATTCCTAGAATAAGCTGACAAGTTCCACAGAAATTCAATTGTGTTCTAGTTTTAGCCAAGACCAGTTAAACAGAGACCAcgtaatatttattttattacaggCAATTGGAGAGATTTCTGGTGAAAGTAAGAAAGAACCTTTCTGCCCTGAAAAATATTCCATGGTTAACGCACATGTGGctgtttcttcactttttcaGCTGTTGATCATGCTCGGAAATTAAGGCATAGAAATCCTAGCAGCTGCTAACAATTCAGTGGTCTGTGATGAATACCTGCAAGAGATTTCAGTTCTCAGATTAAAATCTAggggcaataaaaaaaaaaaaaaaaccaccacaaacctCCCCCCTTTTTAAAGATatgcttgtatttattttttcttttgtggtatTGTGATGCAGCAACTCTTTTCCTTTAGCACATTTGAAATCCATTCAGTCAACAAGGCAACTGACTTAGAATAATTGCTACACAACTCCCTGAATGGAAGGAAATTTTTCTTATTAGGGGACTTACCTGCTAGagaaatatttgggttttttcctggatgcgggaaatgtttcttttgggGAATGTCACAGATTTTATATCTTCCTTTTGGACACGGGAGACCACGATGTTCTCAAGGGAAGAGTAGAACAAACAATTAAAATGCTACCGGTGTTGTCTCAGTGTGGAAACGTTTCAATGAAACAACAGGCTCTAAAGATATAGTACACACTCTTGGAAATGCTTCTGATATTTCCTTTGGCTGGAAACccataaacagtattttttttaaagcatcaaaaCAGTGCTGAAATGAGGATGGCGGTTTTGACAAAACAGAGTCCCAACCTGTGATCTGGAGCCACAGATACAAGGCCACTGCGGCCCTGAAGCGATCGCTTTTTgaaaaaatttcaaatgcatCTCAAAGTGATTGCGGCAATTTCAAAAATGGAATTCCAGCAGTCATTAGAACCTTTAGTACCGTGATTGTGAT encodes the following:
- the LOC101911126 gene encoding olfactory receptor 5AS1-like, whose protein sequence is MPEENRTALTEFVLLGFTDRLEVEIPLFGLFLLIYAITLVGNVGLVMLVQLNASLHTPMYYFLSNLSFLDLSCSSAIAPKMLVNLLAQQKTVSLVGCATQMFLFAAFTDAECLILAVMAYDRYMAICHPLLYTIAMSRRVCTSMVAGAYLSGGLTSLVHTSFTFTLSFCGSNVINHFFCDIPPLLEISCSNTHLNEVLLFTLCGFIQTSSFLTIAISYACILSTILRIHVAASRHKAFYTCTSHLMSIGLFYGSLLFTYLRPSSSYTLDTDKVVSAFYTVVFPMLNPLIYSLRNKEVKDALRRTAERRVFSQ